Proteins encoded in a region of the Triplophysa dalaica isolate WHDGS20190420 chromosome 10, ASM1584641v1, whole genome shotgun sequence genome:
- the LOC130429644 gene encoding matrix remodeling-associated protein 8-like isoform X1: MIISCCYIYALLVNIWTTDKVYSQVTIDGVIGGSVLLPCASNKHEHNLQDINVLWRRNASMNVFTILKGKGSVEYQEPKYKNKTEIFPDEFWKGIFSIQLNNLVHTDAGEYECYIVHSEEHVKVRLFINVYSQVTVDGVIGSSVFLPCSSKINEYKLQDVNVHWRYNASMHVYDILKGKGSVELQEPRFKNKTEIFPGGFIRGNFSIQLNKLEHTDAGEYECYIVHSGEHVNVQLLINESTKAKEAGEGNKSEETKIVLISITVPCVSVVVLSISLFVYKRFYKTSRSHESYPAPEELEHVNQNHYD; the protein is encoded by the exons TATATTCACAGGTGACAATTGATGGGGTTATCGGAGGTTCTGTTCTCTTGCCATGTGCTTCAAATAAACATGAGCACAACCTTCAAGACATCAATGTGCTTTGGAGACGCAATGCCAGTATGAACGTGTTTACTATACTTAAAGGTAAAGGTTCAGTAGAGTATCAGGAACCAAAGTacaagaacaaaacagaaattttTCCTGATGAGTTTTGGAAAGGAATCTTCTCCATCCAACTCAACAATCTTGTCCACACTGATGCCGGAGAATATGAATGTTACATTGTACATTCAGAAGAACATGTGAAAGTCAGGCTGTTTATTAATG TGTATTCACAGGTGACAGTTGACGGGGTTATTGGAAGTTCTGTTTTCTTGCCTTgttcttcaaaaataaatgagtaCAAACTTCAAGACGTTAATGTTCATTGGAGATACAATGCCAGTATGCATGTCTATGATATACTTAAAGGTAAAGGTTCAGTGGAGCTTCAAGAACCAAGGTTcaagaacaaaacagaaattttTCCTGGTGGGTTCATAAGAGGAAACTTCTCCATCCAACTCAACAAACTTGAACACACTGATGCCGGAGAATATGAATGTTACATTGTACATTCAGGAGAACACGTGAATGTCCAGCTGCTTATTAATG AATCAACTAAAGCAAAAGAGGCAGGAGAAGGAAATAAATcagaagaaacaaaaatagTGCTTATATCAATTACTGTGCCTTGCGTATCTGTGGTGGTGTTGAGTATTTCTCTCTTTGTGTACAAACGGTTTTATAAAACATCTAGATCACATGAGTCTTATCCTGCTCCTGAAGAGCTTGAACATGTGAATCAAAATCATTACGATTAG
- the LOC130429644 gene encoding matrix remodeling-associated protein 8-like isoform X2: MNVFTILKGKGSVEYQEPKYKNKTEIFPDEFWKGIFSIQLNNLVHTDAGEYECYIVHSEEHVKVRLFINVYSQVTVDGVIGSSVFLPCSSKINEYKLQDVNVHWRYNASMHVYDILKGKGSVELQEPRFKNKTEIFPGGFIRGNFSIQLNKLEHTDAGEYECYIVHSGEHVNVQLLINESTKAKEAGEGNKSEETKIVLISITVPCVSVVVLSISLFVYKRFYKTSRSHESYPAPEELEHVNQNHYD; the protein is encoded by the exons ATGAACGTGTTTACTATACTTAAAGGTAAAGGTTCAGTAGAGTATCAGGAACCAAAGTacaagaacaaaacagaaattttTCCTGATGAGTTTTGGAAAGGAATCTTCTCCATCCAACTCAACAATCTTGTCCACACTGATGCCGGAGAATATGAATGTTACATTGTACATTCAGAAGAACATGTGAAAGTCAGGCTGTTTATTAATG TGTATTCACAGGTGACAGTTGACGGGGTTATTGGAAGTTCTGTTTTCTTGCCTTgttcttcaaaaataaatgagtaCAAACTTCAAGACGTTAATGTTCATTGGAGATACAATGCCAGTATGCATGTCTATGATATACTTAAAGGTAAAGGTTCAGTGGAGCTTCAAGAACCAAGGTTcaagaacaaaacagaaattttTCCTGGTGGGTTCATAAGAGGAAACTTCTCCATCCAACTCAACAAACTTGAACACACTGATGCCGGAGAATATGAATGTTACATTGTACATTCAGGAGAACACGTGAATGTCCAGCTGCTTATTAATG AATCAACTAAAGCAAAAGAGGCAGGAGAAGGAAATAAATcagaagaaacaaaaatagTGCTTATATCAATTACTGTGCCTTGCGTATCTGTGGTGGTGTTGAGTATTTCTCTCTTTGTGTACAAACGGTTTTATAAAACATCTAGATCACATGAGTCTTATCCTGCTCCTGAAGAGCTTGAACATGTGAATCAAAATCATTACGATTAG